The proteins below are encoded in one region of Pelagibacterium flavum:
- the rsmD gene encoding 16S rRNA (guanine(966)-N(2))-methyltransferase RsmD: MRIVAGKFRGKQLEAPKSDDIRPTSDRVREAVFSIIGSRIGPHLEGLHVLDLFAGTGALGFEALSRGADHCVFIDTGIEARGLIRGHIEHFGVGGQTKLLKRDATDLGPAERIKPCGLVFADPPYGKGLGEKAIASALSGGWIAPDALIVLEERKDVAIEGPTGTQIVDRREYAETAITFLEVA; this comes from the coding sequence ATGCGCATCGTCGCCGGAAAATTCCGCGGCAAACAGCTCGAAGCGCCGAAGTCGGACGATATTCGTCCCACTTCGGACCGGGTGCGCGAGGCCGTGTTCTCGATAATCGGAAGCCGCATCGGTCCCCATCTGGAGGGATTGCATGTACTCGATCTGTTTGCCGGCACGGGCGCGCTGGGTTTTGAAGCGTTATCGCGGGGCGCTGATCACTGTGTCTTCATCGACACCGGCATTGAGGCGCGCGGCCTCATTCGCGGACACATCGAGCATTTCGGCGTCGGCGGCCAGACCAAGCTTCTTAAGCGTGATGCCACAGATCTTGGGCCGGCCGAACGGATCAAGCCTTGTGGGCTTGTCTTTGCCGACCCGCCATACGGCAAAGGTCTGGGTGAAAAGGCCATCGCCAGCGCGCTGTCTGGCGGATGGATTGCACCAGACGCTCTTATCGTCCTTGAAGAACGAAAAGATGTTGCCATCGAGGGTCCAACCGGCACTCAGATTGTCGATCGCCGCGAATATGCTGAGACAGCCATCACCTTCCTCGAGGTCGCGTGA
- a CDS encoding pseudouridine synthase, which translates to MSDKAPPPSGERLAKVIARAGVCSRRDAEAWITAGRIAVNGSPVKTPAFNVVESDTIAVDGKPLARKQATQLWLYHKPAGLMVTEKDPEGRATVFSEFEKLGLPRVLTVGRLDYNTEGLLLLTNDGGLKRTLELPATGWVRRYRVRAFGSVTQEQLDTLANGTTVEGVDYGPIEATLDSTSGSNVWISMSLREGKNREVRNVLGALGLEVNRLIRLSYGPFQLGDLPTGSVEKVKTRILQDQLGKRLAESAGADFDSPIAEEPNQPRRRSPQRESQPTERDRFGGLRKRPDFKRPERREEAPRTVHFDDGRPSQSFVPSGGDRKGKRDEGGFGDRPRRDAAGGKSFDRGGKSFGDRPQKPGGKPFGKGPRDAGGGDRSFRKDADRPPRRESAGGDRPFNKGPRRDGGGDRPFSSGPRREGAGADRPFSKGPRRDGAGGDRPFAKGPRREGTGADRPYSKGPRREGAGSDRPFSKGPGGQTRPGGKPFGKGPRRETGADRPTGQRPPRRDGKPSTGTRPDRPRRPRPDEDK; encoded by the coding sequence ATGAGCGATAAAGCCCCACCCCCATCCGGCGAGCGCCTCGCCAAGGTCATCGCCCGCGCAGGAGTCTGTTCGCGCCGCGATGCCGAAGCCTGGATCACCGCCGGCCGCATCGCGGTCAACGGCAGCCCGGTCAAGACCCCCGCATTCAATGTCGTTGAAAGCGATACTATCGCCGTCGATGGCAAGCCCCTGGCCCGCAAGCAGGCCACCCAGCTTTGGCTGTATCACAAGCCCGCGGGCCTCATGGTCACCGAAAAGGACCCCGAGGGGCGCGCAACCGTCTTTTCGGAATTTGAAAAGCTCGGTTTGCCGCGCGTGCTGACTGTGGGACGGCTCGACTACAATACCGAGGGCCTTTTGCTGCTCACCAATGATGGTGGCCTCAAGCGCACCCTCGAGCTGCCTGCAACCGGCTGGGTGCGGCGTTACCGTGTCCGTGCCTTCGGCTCGGTGACCCAGGAACAGCTCGATACGCTTGCCAACGGCACGACCGTTGAAGGGGTTGATTACGGTCCCATCGAAGCGACGCTCGACAGCACCAGTGGTTCCAATGTTTGGATCAGCATGAGCTTGCGCGAGGGCAAGAACCGCGAGGTTCGCAACGTCCTTGGCGCGCTCGGCCTCGAAGTCAACCGGCTGATCCGTCTCTCCTATGGCCCGTTCCAGCTTGGTGATCTGCCGACGGGGTCGGTCGAAAAGGTGAAGACGCGCATTCTCCAGGACCAACTGGGCAAGCGCCTGGCCGAAAGTGCAGGGGCAGATTTCGATTCTCCCATCGCTGAGGAACCTAATCAGCCGCGCCGCCGCTCCCCTCAGCGCGAAAGCCAACCTACTGAGCGCGATCGTTTTGGTGGTCTGCGCAAACGGCCCGATTTCAAGCGTCCCGAGCGGCGCGAAGAAGCCCCTCGCACGGTTCACTTCGACGATGGCCGCCCCTCCCAGAGCTTTGTGCCGTCTGGTGGTGACCGGAAGGGTAAGCGCGATGAAGGTGGCTTCGGTGACCGGCCGCGCCGCGACGCCGCAGGCGGAAAAAGCTTTGACCGGGGAGGTAAGTCGTTCGGCGATCGTCCCCAAAAGCCCGGCGGCAAGCCGTTTGGCAAGGGGCCGCGCGATGCCGGCGGTGGTGATCGCTCGTTTCGCAAGGATGCGGATCGCCCTCCGCGCCGGGAATCTGCCGGAGGAGACCGCCCCTTTAACAAAGGCCCCCGCAGGGACGGTGGAGGAGACCGACCCTTCTCAAGTGGTCCGCGCCGCGAAGGCGCTGGTGCCGATCGTCCATTCTCCAAAGGGCCTCGTAGAGATGGTGCCGGCGGCGATCGTCCCTTCGCAAAAGGGCCGCGTCGGGAGGGCACCGGCGCAGACCGGCCCTATTCCAAAGGACCACGGCGCGAGGGCGCAGGTTCTGATCGCCCGTTCTCGAAAGGCCCTGGCGGCCAGACCCGCCCCGGTGGCAAGCCCTTTGGCAAGGGGCCACGCCGGGAAACCGGGGCTGACAGGCCGACCGGCCAGCGCCCGCCGCGTAGGGATGGAAAGCCATCGACCGGCACTCGGCCCGATCGCCCCCGCCGCCCGCGTCCGGACGAGGATAAATAG
- the lspA gene encoding signal peptidase II yields the protein MNFLMKPSVLWSFFLGVDVLIFDRLHKYLQIDMAGWTGGEVIDVAPFFDYTLVWNTGISYGLMGGMAPEMLLVVMGLAMVALGWWWVKEDSLLTRIGIALAIGGALSNAIDRVVYGAVADFFSLSFFPYVFNIADMAISIGVIALIIDVLRPRPESEAKS from the coding sequence ATGAATTTCCTGATGAAGCCATCGGTGCTGTGGAGTTTTTTCCTCGGGGTGGACGTCCTGATTTTCGACCGCCTGCACAAATATCTGCAGATCGATATGGCCGGCTGGACAGGGGGTGAAGTCATCGACGTTGCTCCGTTTTTCGACTACACTCTCGTCTGGAACACCGGCATCTCCTATGGCCTTATGGGCGGCATGGCGCCGGAAATGCTGTTGGTTGTCATGGGCTTGGCTATGGTCGCGCTGGGCTGGTGGTGGGTCAAGGAAGACTCCCTTCTCACCCGCATCGGCATCGCTCTCGCCATTGGCGGCGCCCTCTCCAACGCCATCGATCGCGTGGTTTATGGTGCCGTCGCCGACTTTTTCTCGCTGAGCTTTTTCCCGTATGTATTCAACATCGCCGACATGGCCATCAGCATAGGCGTCATTGCACTGATAATCGACGTGCTGCGCCCGCGACCGGAGTCGGAAGCGAAATCGTAA